The following are encoded in a window of Rosa chinensis cultivar Old Blush chromosome 4, RchiOBHm-V2, whole genome shotgun sequence genomic DNA:
- the LOC112199423 gene encoding uncharacterized protein LOC112199423, with the protein MLPIRKHKSGAQKRKEKERQEALTQSLAGLLDKYFGGNKKAETSVQNVVNDQEDEHNNEQHDEPMNAHENHGEEEREHMIDTENEDQLMDEEGNDSMDQDVPNADFNEQINFPLNVDDPGNWDKIDYNIRDFLVERGPQRDHDYNFPKDSRGRHFSSEHFFRYLPNGEKQDRNWLVYSESLDRIFCFCCKLFKKDEQKINLGNIAGVGYKDWKNLGRRLKGHETSNVHAYCMSRWIELKKRLQKNQTIDKSWQEQITKEKEHWRQVLLRIIAVVKRLAKNNLAFRGDSEKLYVENNGIFLQMIEMLAEFDLTMQEHVRRIQSHETHYH; encoded by the coding sequence ATGCTTCCCATTAGAAAACACAAGTCTGGAGctcagaagagaaaagaaaaggaacgaCAAGAAGCATTAACTCAATCTCTAGCTGGATTACTTGATAAGTATTTTGGGGGAAACAAAAAAGCAGAAACGTCAGTTCAAAATGTGGTGAATGATCAGGAAGATGAGCATAATAATGAACAACATGATGAACCCATGAATGCTCATGAGAATCatggtgaagaagaaagagagcatATGATTGACACTGAGAATGAAGATCAACTCATGGATGAGGAAGGTAATGATAGTATGGATCAAGATGTCCCAAATGCAGATTTCAATGAGCAAATTAACTTTCCTTTGAATGTTGATGACCCAGGTAATTGGGATAAGATTGACTACAATATCAGAGACTTTTTGGTTGAAAGAGGTCCTCAAAGAGACCATGATTACAATTTTCCCAAAGATAGTAGAGGCAGACATTTTTCTTCAGAACATTTCTTTCGATATTTACCAAATGGCGAGAAGCAAGACCGAAATTGGCTAGTGTATTCAGAGTCTCTAGATAGAATATTTTGCTTTTGTTGCAAGTTGTTTAAGAAGGATGAGCAGAAAATTAATTTGGGCAACATAGCTGGTGTAGGATACAAAGATTGGAAGAACCTTGGTCGCAGGCTTAAGGGTCATGAAACAAGTAATGTGCATGCTTATTGTATGAGTAGATGGATTGAATTGAAAAAGAGACTACAAAAGAATCAGACAATTGATAAAAGCTGGCAAGAACAGATTACGAAAGAGAAAGAGCATTGGAGACAAGTATTACTCAGGATAATTGCTGTTGTCAAAAGACTTGCAAAAAATAATTTGGCATTTCGTGGAGATAGTGAGAAGCTTTATGTGGAGAATAATGGAATTTTTTTGCAAATGATTGAGATGCTTGCTGAATTTGATCTAACAATGCAAGAGCATGTTCGACGCATTCAAAGTCATGAGACACACTACCATTAA